The window TGATTTGCAATCTGACGTATTGATCACCTCGACCAAAACCATGAAGTTTCTTGATACCTCTGCTTCGAAGACGAATCATTGTTCCGGGTTGGGTCCCAGAACGAATTTTTAGTCTAACCTCACCATCAATGGTTGGTACTTCTGTTGTTCCGCCCGATACCGCCATACTTAAAGGAATTTTGTGGTTAACAAAAACATCAGCGCCATCTCTTTGAAAAATTTTATCTGGCTGAACATCAATGGTGACATCAAAATCGCGAAAGCGAATTCGAGAACCATCATCAACTCCAACCGGAATTTTAATTGTCTTTTTTTGCCCATCAAGATTAACATTTTTTTCTGTTCCCTTAGCCGCTTCCATAAAAGAAAGACTTAAGCCATAACGCGGTTTGGCTTCTCTTCTGCCAAAAGGAACTCCGCCACCAAAAAATTGTTCAAAAATCTCAAAAGGATCGGAAAAACCGCCAAAATCGAATTCAACACCTGGACCACCGCCCCCACCATAAGTGGTGTAAGTGTAGGTAAAAGGTCCTTGTTTGTAGGTCCGAGTCTGACCTCCGCCAAAAGGACCGCCAGCAAAACCACCTGGTCCGGCTCCAGCACCAGCCCCGCCATAACGGGGGTCAAAAGCCGCATGACCAAACTGATCATAAGTTTCTTTTTTCTTGGGATCAGAGAGAATTTCGTAAGCTTCGTTTATCTCTTTGAATTTTTCGTTGGCGCTAGAAGATTTATTTCTGTCTGGATGCCATTCTAAAGCTTTTTTTCGGTAAGCCTTTCTTATTTCGTCTTTAGAGGCATTTTTGGAAACATCGAGGATGTCGTAATAATCTCGCTTGGTCGCCATTTCATTTTTATTCTACCACTTCACCCTCTTCAACCTTTTCTTTATCAGCAACTGTCTTTGATTTTTTGCCTTTCTTTTTCTTACCTTCTTTAGGTGGTGCTTGCTGAGTTTTTTGGGCCTGATACATGGCAGCGCCAACTTTCTGGAGTTCTTCAGATAATTTTTTAGAAGCTTCTTCAAGTTCTTCTTTACTAGCGTCTTCTTTAGCTAGTAATTCTTTGAGTTTCTTAACTTCTTCTTCAACTTTTTCTTTATCTTCTTTTTTAACTTTATCACCAGCGTCTTTAAGGGTTTTTTCGGCTGTAAAGATTAAGCTATCCGCTTGGTTTCTAGCTTCAACAGATTCTTTTTTCTTTTGGTCTTCGGCCGCGTGTTTCTCGGCCTCAGTTTGAGCTTCTTTAACTTCCTCATCAGAAAGACTAACCGCGCCTTGAATGGTGATTGACTGTTCTTTGTTAGTCGCCTTGTCAATCGCTTTGACATTAAGAATGCCGTTGGCGTCAATATCAAAGGTCACCTCGATTTGGGGTATACCTCTAGGGGCTGGAGGAATGCCGTCGAGAATAAATCTGCCCAAAGACTTGTTGTCGACCGCCATGGGTCGCTCTCCTTGAAGAACATTAATTTCCACTTGGGTCTGATTGTCGGCCGCGGTCGAAAAAATTTGTGATTTAGAAGCGGGCACGGTTGTATTTCTTTCAATTAAAGGTGTTCTAACGCTACCTAGGGTTTCAACTCCCAAAGTCAGAGGGGTAACGTCTAAGAGAAGAATGTCTTTGACTTCACCACCCAAAACGCCACCTTGAATAGCGGCGCCAACAGCAACGACTTCATCAGGATTAACTGATTTGTTTGGGGTTTTGCCAAAATAATCCTTAACCGTTTCGTAAACCTTGGGCATTCGGGTCATCCCACCCACCAGAATGACCTCATCCACCTCTTTGGTTTCAATCTTGGCATCTTTAAGACAAGCTTTAACTGGGCCCATGGTCTCTTTAATTAAATCATCAACCAGTTGCTCCAATTTAGCCCGTGTCAGCCTCATTGTTAGGTGCAAGGGCTGACCGTCTTTGCCTTGGGTAATAAAAGGCTGGTTAATTTCGGTCTCTTGGGAAGAAGAGAGTTCAATCTTGGCTTTTTCCGCCGCGTCTCTAATTCTTTGCAAAGCCTGTTTGTCTTCTCTTAAATCAATCCCGTGTTCTTTTTTGAATTCATCGGCTAAATAATCAAGTAATTTCTGATCAAAATCATCCCCACCTAAATGAGTATCACCGTTAGTCGCCTTAACCTCAAAAACGCCATCACCGATCTCGAGAATCGAGATATCAAAAGTGCCGCCACCCAAATCATAAACAGCAATCGTTTCACCTTTTTTCTTTTCCAAACCATAAGCTAGAGCGGCAGCGGTCGGTTCATTAATAATTCTTTCTACCTTCAGACCAGCAATTTCTCCGGCTTGTTTGGTCGCCTGTCTTTGAGAATCATCAAAGTAAGCGGGCACGGTAATCACGGCACTCTCAACCGTTTCGCCTAAATAGGCCTCGGCATCCGTCTTACATTTGGCTAGGATTTTAGCTGAGATTTCTTGAGGGGTGTAATCCCGTCCACCAATGTGAATCACAGCCATACCGTCTTTACCGGCCTTAACTTCGTAAGGCACCATTTTGATGGTCTTCTTAACTTCAGCGTCAGTAAAACGTCGACCCATTAGCCGCTTAACCGAATAGGCGGTGTTGTCTGGATTAAGAATCATTTGCCGTTTGGCCACTTCACCTACCAGATTCTTAACCGGTTCAACCACTGAAGGAATCGTGTTTTTGCCTTCGGCCGAAGGAATCACTTTGGCTTTACCGGCTTCCATGACCGCCACGGCCGAGTTAGTTGTTCCTAAATCGATACCAATAATTTTTGCCATTTTTTCTATTTTCCTTTTCCTTGACCAACTTTAACTTTGGCTGGTCTTAAAACTTTATCATTTAATTTATAACCTTTTAAAACAACGTTGACTACTTGGTTTTTTTGTCCGGGTACAATTTCAACGGCATCCATGATTTCCGGATCAAACTTTTCTCCTTGGGCTTTTATCTCTTTAACACCTTCGCTCTCTAGGGCTGCCTGAAATCGAGTGCAAACCAGAGAGACACCTTTATCCTTCAAATGTTTTTCGCACAATTCCAAATCATCAAAAATCACTAAAAGTTTATCTAAAAGCTGGGCATTAGCTTGCTTAACAAATTCCCCTTTTTCCCTAGTAATCCGCTTTTCTAGATTAGCATAATCAGCTAAAACCCTTTTCAAACGATTTTCAAGTTCCTCGAGTTTCTTCTCGGTTCCTTTAGCTTTTTTCTTAGTCATTCTAGACCTCTTTAAGAACTTCTTCTAGTAAATTGCCAAAATATTTGACCATCGGAATCACTCGAGGATAATCTAAACGCATCGGCCCAATCACTCCCAAAGAACCGCTTTTCTCTGGACCAGCATCAAACTTAACAAAAATCATACCGCAAGGTTCAAGAAAGTCATAACCCAATTCATCCCCAAGTAAAAGATGAATTTGCTCTTCACCAAAAGAATGGCTAAACAAGTTTAATAAGCGATTGGTTTCATCAAGCATTGAAAGAATGGCCCGAGTAACATCAATATCATAGAATTCGGGCATTTCCAAAATATTGGCATAACCAGCATGATAGACGTCACCTTTTTTGGTAGCGGCGACGGCCAAAGTCCGTGATCTTTCAGCCAAAGCTTTGGTGGCCTCGTGCATTAATTTGTCAAAATCAAACCGCGAATCCCAAACCTTTTCTTTGGCAGCCACTTCGTCAGCCACCGAAAGCTTTTTCTCTTCCATTAATTGATTAACATAAAATTTAAAAGCTTCTTTACTGGGAATTCGACCCGCCGAAGTGTGGGGTTGATGAAGATACTTCATTTTTGTCAAAGCGGCCATCTCATTTCTGACAGTGGCCGGCGAAACACCCAGTTCATACTTTTTCTCCAGTGTTCCTGAACCAATCGGCTCGGCCGATTCCATATACTCTTCAATAATTGATTTAAGAATTTTAATTTGTCTATCAGTTAACTCTGCCATATTTTATCTCGTACATCCGTTAGGACTTGACGAGATTAGCACTTTTATAACATGACTGCTAAAGTTTGTCAAGAGGAATTTATAAATGCTATAGTCTAATCATCATGAAAGTTTTAGCAAAGAAAAAAGAGCTTCTCTCTTTAATTTTTATTATTTTTCTTTTGATTGCCCTACCTCTATTACTTAATCTAATTAACAAAGTTCAAATTTACTTAACCGAGGCCTTGGGTCAAGAAGCCAAGATTATTGTTGACGTTTCTATTGATCAAGGGCCGGTGGTCCCAATTTGGCAAGGTTTAGCCCAAGGGGGTGAAGAAAAAAATCCTTTTGATCAAATTATTAAAGAAACAACGGCTTTAAACCCAAAATACATCCGAATTGATCATCTTTATGATTATTACGATGTCGTTAAAAAAGAGAATGGTCAATTAAGTTTTGATTGGACAAAACTTGACCAAGTAGTTGACCAGATTATTCAAACCGGAGCTAAGCCCTACCTTAGTCTCTCTTACATGCCCGCTGCCATTGCCCAGGACAATAATATTATTAGCCCTCCGGTTGATTGGAACGATTGGTCGGCGGTTGTTCAAGCCACTATCCAACATTACAGCGGCCGGGCTGAAAAAAACCTCAAGGAGGTTGTTTATGAAGTCTGGAACGAACCAGATTTATTTGGCGACTGGCGAATTGGCGGTGAAAAAGATTATCGTCTTCTTTATAAACACGCGGTCATTGGTGCCAACCAGACTCAAAACACTAATCCTTTTAAAATTGGCGGGCCCTCAACCACGGCGCCTTATCGAGGCTGGGTGACTGGCTTTTTAGACTACATTAAGGACAATAATTTAAGAATCGATTTTTATTCCTGGCATCGCTATTCGCTTTCGCCAGCTGACTTTTTGACTGATATTGACCAGGTCGATACCTGGCTCTACGAAAATGCTGGTTATTCTTTAGAAAAACATATTACCGAATGGAGTTCGGTCTCGGAAAACTCTTCTTACCACGATACTAATCTCGATGCCGCTCATTTAGTGGCAGTCATCAGACAATTAATCCAAAGAGTTGATTGGGCTTTTACTTTCGAAATCAAAGACGGTCCTTCACCTACTGGCGAAAAATATTGGGGTCGTTGGGGACTCTTAACTCATGAATCAACCGGAACAATTGAAAAGAAACCCAAATATTTTGCTCTCCAGCTCCTTAATAAAATGGCTGGCAATCGAGTTTTTCTTGAAGGCGAAGGCACTTGGGTGACCGGCTTTGCTACCCGAGATGATCAACAAATCAAAATCATTTTGGTTAATTTTGATAAACAGGGACAGCATTTTGAGAAAGTACCAATAACCATCAATCAATTAGAGAATGGAACTTACTCTTACCAAGAAAGTTATCTTTTAGGCACTGGTAAAAAATCAACAGAAACAATTACTGATGGCAGTTTGAAAAAAGAAATTCCTCTCTCGGCTAATAATCTTGTGGTAATTGAATTAACTAAAACTTAAAACATCTTCATCTTTAAGTTGATGATTTAAACTCACTTGTTGTCCAGGAAAAAGAGCGCTGGGTCCCCAAAGAAGAATTTGTTTGAATTCCTTTTTTTCTGGAAAAATCTTTTGGGCCACACCAGCCACTTGGGCTCCTTTTTTCATAATTAAAGGTTCATTAAAATCCGGTTCTTTATCTTTTTGCTTAAGATAAACTCTGATCAAATTCAACTCCTGCCAAATCGCTTTTTTAAGTTCATCCAGACCAATCTCATTCTGAATACTGATCAAAATTTCCTTATTCTGAGTTTTAGACGCTTTATTCAGTAAATCAACTTTATTAACCACTAGCAAGGTGGGTAATTCAATTTTTAATAATTTGAGTTCCTTGTTAATCGCGGCCAATTTATTTTTAGTTTTAACGTCCACCATCAAAATTAATAAATCGGCAATCCGGACCACAGAAAGAATTTCTTTACCTCTGCCCTTGCCTTCAGCAGCCCTGCCAATAATGCCTGGGAGATCTAAAATTTGAATTTGAGCCCCTTTATATTTCAAAACACCGGGAATAACCTCAAGAGTGGTAAAAGGCCAGGATTCAACTCGAGCATGAGTCCCGGTTAAATTATTGAGCAAACTTGATTTCCCAACCGAAGGCGGACCCACTAAAACTACGGTAGCATCACCAAACTTTTTTAGAGCAAAACCTTTACCTTTACCTTGAGCGCTATTTGTTTCTTTCTGTCGTTTTAATTTGGCTAATTTTGCTTTTAAACGACCAATATAATGTTCCGTCCCTTTATGATAGGGAGTTTTTCTGATTTCTTCTTCTACGGCTTCTATTTTTGCCTCAAGATCAATGGTCATCTTTTTTATTTTTTATGATGAAACTTCCTCTGAGGCTGGTTGTGAAGACGAAGTCGTAATGATTTCTTCTGATTCCTTAAGAACCTGTTGCCAACGACCTAGTTTTTTAGCCAAACTAATAAAAGACTTCAGCTCGGCAATATTAAAAAGATAAGAGAGAACAAAATAAACAATCATCCCAGAAAAAGTGGCAATCATCGTTAAAATCACTAAATTAATCGTCCGGGTTGTGTCTAAGATAAATTGATCAAGAAACCTCATCGGTATCCATAAAGCGACCGCAGTTAAAAAAGTCGCCAAGCCCATCTTGATTACCGGAATAAATAATTCTTTTTTGCTAAAACCCCTGACAGCTTGATTAAGCAAAACTAAAAGCAATCCTGTCTGAAGAAAACTAGCAATCGTCGTTGCCCAAGCCAGACCTAAAATTCCTAAGTCAAATCTAAAGATAAAAAGAAAGCTTAAGGCCACATTGGTAAAAACAGAAACGACACTGATCCAAAAAGGCGTCTTAGTATCATGAAGAGCATAAAAACCTCTCACTAATAACTGAATGATCGCCTGAGCAAAAATAGAAATTGAGAAAACGGCTAGGACCCGGCCAGTTAAAAGCGTCGCTTTCCAAGGAAAAGAAGCCGCCCCAAAAACAATTCGAACGGCCGGAATTCGTAAAACTAATAAAATCGCACTCGCCGGCAAAACCAGATAAAGGATTTGATTAAAAGAAGCCAAGAAAGTTTGTTTGAACTTACTGAAATTCTCCTCTCCGGATTCCCGTGAGAGAGTCGGCAAAGCCGCCTGGCCAATGGTCGTTCCAAAAAGACCAATCGGCAGATTCATCAAGTGTTGAGCAAAATAAAAGATGGATAAGGAACCGGCTGCTAATGACGTCGCTAAGAAAACTGCCACCGTCAATTCAATTTGATTAACCGCCAAAGCAAAGGTTCGCGGCAACATAAGACGAACCACTTCCCTGACACCTGGATGGCGCCAATCAAAAACAAAGGAATAACGCAAACCTAATCTTAAAGCTAACGGTAATTGAATAATCAAATGAAGAAAAGCTCCTAAAACCACACCGACAGTGGGACCAAAAATACCTAACCAATGACCAAGACCAACTATCCCAAAAATTATCCCCAAGTTATAAACAATCGGTGAAAGAGCGGGCACCAGAAAACGTTGTTTTGATTGAATCACCCCGGTCAAGAAGTTGGAAACACAAAAAAATATCTGAGCTAAAAGCATTATTCTAGTTAAATCAACCATCAAATTAATTTCGGCGGGACTAAAAGCTGGCGCAATCAGATTCGCTAAAGGCCTAGCAAAGACAAAAACGATCAAGGCTAATAAAATAAAAACAGCCATTAAAAAATTAATGACTGATGAAGAAAGACGATAAGCTTCTTTTTCATCCTTCTCTAAATAGCGACTAAAAACCGGAATAAAGGCAGCCGAAAGAGCTCCAAGAACTAGGAGCTGAAAAATCATGTCTGGTAAACGAAAGGCAGCAAAATAAACATCAAGTTGCCTTTCTTGACCTCCAAAAAAAGTCCCGGCCAACAAACGATCTCTTAAGAGTCCTAAAAGTCGAGAAATAGCCACGGCCACCATAATGACGGTAGCGGCAGAAAGAATATTAACTTGTTTATGGGAAAAAATTAGGCTACCATTCCGCCAAAAACTTTTTAACATTTGTCTTTTATCTTAAAATCTATTATACTGCCTACCTAACTAAATTATACTGATATAATGCCTACCGGCAAGACTCTATTTATTTAAGCTATGCCAGTTACTGAATCAGCTAAAAAGAAAGTGCGCCGAGATAAGAGGCGAACGGTTATTAATCGAGAAATTCGCCTTCAAATCAAATCCACTGTCAAAGAAATGCGCCAAAAACCAGCTAAAAAGGCTTTTCAAAAAGCCAGTCGGGCTCTTGATCTGGCGGCCAAAAAAGGCATTATCCATAAAAAGAAAGCTTCGAGATCAAAATCGAGATTGGCCAAACTCCTACCAAAGAGTAAGAAGAAAACCCCAAAAAAGACTTCCTGATAAATTGCTTTACAAATTTCTCTCTAGTCCATATACTAGAATAGCTAGTACAATAGCTTATTAGTTTATGACTGCCTCAAAAAGTAAAATTGAATTTTTACCCCAAGAAGATTGGGAAAAGACTCCTTTTGGTAAATTCCTCAAGTGGTTGTTAACAGTTGGTCGCTATATTGTTGTCTTTACTGAATTGATCGTGATTCTTGCCTTTATCTCCCGATTCAAGCTCGATCGTGATTTAACTGATCTTTATCAACTCATCGAACAAAAGCAAGCAATTATTCAAGCATCAGTCGATTTTGAAACTGATTTCCGCTTTCTCCAAAAACAACTAACCAGCATCCAAGGTTTAAGAAAAGAACAACTCAAAACTAATCAACTCTTAAAAGAAATTTCTGACTTAACTCCTATCGATGTTTCTTTCTCTAATTTAACCATTACTGGTGATAAAGTCGAATTTAAGGCTACCGCTTTATCTGAAGCGGGTTTAGCAACTTTTATTTATAATCTTAAAAAATCGCCAAGCTTTACTAACCTAAACATTGATAGTTTATCTCTAGGTAGTGAACAAGGCGTGGGAATTAGTTTTAGTCTTAACAGTCAGTTAATTAAATAAATGCCAAATACTTTACCTAATCGCTATCAGCGCTATCGTCACTATTTCACCGGTGTCAATAATCTTTACAAGAAAAAACAAACAAAAGTTTACACCGGCGTTGTCCTTTCCCTGATAACGATATCTTTTTTTGGATTTTTTGCGATTCGACCAACTTTAATTACAATCAGCGGTCTGATTAAAGAAATTAAAGACAAAAAAGCTGTCGTCGATCAAATGGACCAAAAAATTGAGAGTCTCACCCAAGCCCAAATAAACTACTCCCAAATTAAAGATGATCTTGACTTAGTCAACCAATCACTCCCTCTTGATCCAGATCTGTCAACTCTTGTCAAACAACTCGAGGCTTTGGCTCGACTTTCCTCAGTTAAAATTGAATCAATCCGATTCGAAAAAACCAATCTCCAAGGAGAAAAAAGTAATGAAGCCCAAACCGTTAATTTTGACTTGGCTACCAGCGGTAATTATCAAAGTCTTAAGAACTTTCTCAGTTCACTAGATAATTTGAGGCGAATTATTGGGATTGATAGTTTTGCTTTCAAAACTTCAACTGAAGAAGAAACTCAAATCTTAATCTTAACTCTTAATGGTCACGCCTATTATTTAACCAGAGAAGAATGAAAGATCTT of the Patescibacteria group bacterium genome contains:
- the rpsT gene encoding 30S ribosomal protein S20, with protein sequence MPVTESAKKKVRRDKRRTVINREIRLQIKSTVKEMRQKPAKKAFQKASRALDLAAKKGIIHKKKASRSKSRLAKLLPKSKKKTPKKTS
- the pilO gene encoding type 4a pilus biogenesis protein PilO, with amino-acid sequence MPNTLPNRYQRYRHYFTGVNNLYKKKQTKVYTGVVLSLITISFFGFFAIRPTLITISGLIKEIKDKKAVVDQMDQKIESLTQAQINYSQIKDDLDLVNQSLPLDPDLSTLVKQLEALARLSSVKIESIRFEKTNLQGEKSNEAQTVNFDLATSGNYQSLKNFLSSLDNLRRIIGIDSFAFKTSTEEETQILILTLNGHAYYLTREE
- a CDS encoding PilN domain-containing protein; translated protein: MTASKSKIEFLPQEDWEKTPFGKFLKWLLTVGRYIVVFTELIVILAFISRFKLDRDLTDLYQLIEQKQAIIQASVDFETDFRFLQKQLTSIQGLRKEQLKTNQLLKEISDLTPIDVSFSNLTITGDKVEFKATALSEAGLATFIYNLKKSPSFTNLNIDSLSLGSEQGVGISFSLNSQLIK
- a CDS encoding GTPase, giving the protein MTIDLEAKIEAVEEEIRKTPYHKGTEHYIGRLKAKLAKLKRQKETNSAQGKGKGFALKKFGDATVVLVGPPSVGKSSLLNNLTGTHARVESWPFTTLEVIPGVLKYKGAQIQILDLPGIIGRAAEGKGRGKEILSVVRIADLLILMVDVKTKNKLAAINKELKLLKIELPTLLVVNKVDLLNKASKTQNKEILISIQNEIGLDELKKAIWQELNLIRVYLKQKDKEPDFNEPLIMKKGAQVAGVAQKIFPEKKEFKQILLWGPSALFPGQQVSLNHQLKDEDVLSFS
- the dnaK gene encoding molecular chaperone DnaK, translated to MAKIIGIDLGTTNSAVAVMEAGKAKVIPSAEGKNTIPSVVEPVKNLVGEVAKRQMILNPDNTAYSVKRLMGRRFTDAEVKKTIKMVPYEVKAGKDGMAVIHIGGRDYTPQEISAKILAKCKTDAEAYLGETVESAVITVPAYFDDSQRQATKQAGEIAGLKVERIINEPTAAALAYGLEKKKGETIAVYDLGGGTFDISILEIGDGVFEVKATNGDTHLGGDDFDQKLLDYLADEFKKEHGIDLREDKQALQRIRDAAEKAKIELSSSQETEINQPFITQGKDGQPLHLTMRLTRAKLEQLVDDLIKETMGPVKACLKDAKIETKEVDEVILVGGMTRMPKVYETVKDYFGKTPNKSVNPDEVVAVGAAIQGGVLGGEVKDILLLDVTPLTLGVETLGSVRTPLIERNTTVPASKSQIFSTAADNQTQVEINVLQGERPMAVDNKSLGRFILDGIPPAPRGIPQIEVTFDIDANGILNVKAIDKATNKEQSITIQGAVSLSDEEVKEAQTEAEKHAAEDQKKKESVEARNQADSLIFTAEKTLKDAGDKVKKEDKEKVEEEVKKLKELLAKEDASKEELEEASKKLSEELQKVGAAMYQAQKTQQAPPKEGKKKKGKKSKTVADKEKVEEGEVVE
- the murJ gene encoding murein biosynthesis integral membrane protein MurJ; protein product: MLKSFWRNGSLIFSHKQVNILSAATVIMVAVAISRLLGLLRDRLLAGTFFGGQERQLDVYFAAFRLPDMIFQLLVLGALSAAFIPVFSRYLEKDEKEAYRLSSSVINFLMAVFILLALIVFVFARPLANLIAPAFSPAEINLMVDLTRIMLLAQIFFCVSNFLTGVIQSKQRFLVPALSPIVYNLGIIFGIVGLGHWLGIFGPTVGVVLGAFLHLIIQLPLALRLGLRYSFVFDWRHPGVREVVRLMLPRTFALAVNQIELTVAVFLATSLAAGSLSIFYFAQHLMNLPIGLFGTTIGQAALPTLSRESGEENFSKFKQTFLASFNQILYLVLPASAILLVLRIPAVRIVFGAASFPWKATLLTGRVLAVFSISIFAQAIIQLLVRGFYALHDTKTPFWISVVSVFTNVALSFLFIFRFDLGILGLAWATTIASFLQTGLLLVLLNQAVRGFSKKELFIPVIKMGLATFLTAVALWIPMRFLDQFILDTTRTINLVILTMIATFSGMIVYFVLSYLFNIAELKSFISLAKKLGRWQQVLKESEEIITTSSSQPASEEVSS
- a CDS encoding DnaJ C-terminal domain-containing protein yields the protein MATKRDYYDILDVSKNASKDEIRKAYRKKALEWHPDRNKSSSANEKFKEINEAYEILSDPKKKETYDQFGHAAFDPRYGGAGAGAGPGGFAGGPFGGGQTRTYKQGPFTYTYTTYGGGGGPGVEFDFGGFSDPFEIFEQFFGGGVPFGRREAKPRYGLSLSFMEAAKGTEKNVNLDGQKKTIKIPVGVDDGSRIRFRDFDVTIDVQPDKIFQRDGADVFVNHKIPLSMAVSGGTTEVPTIDGEVRLKIRSGTQPGTMIRLRSRGIKKLHGFGRGDQYVRLQIKIPKRLTEEQKEAIKKFEE
- a CDS encoding nucleotide exchange factor GrpE, with the translated sequence MTKKKAKGTEKKLEELENRLKRVLADYANLEKRITREKGEFVKQANAQLLDKLLVIFDDLELCEKHLKDKGVSLVCTRFQAALESEGVKEIKAQGEKFDPEIMDAVEIVPGQKNQVVNVVLKGYKLNDKVLRPAKVKVGQGKGK